One region of Gossypium raimondii isolate GPD5lz chromosome 6, ASM2569854v1, whole genome shotgun sequence genomic DNA includes:
- the LOC105773504 gene encoding protein MANNAN SYNTHESIS-RELATED 1 isoform X2, giving the protein MSEGFCFFQIYNFSPRPYFNVSSLYDQLEEIDKLPGEAQDVQVGNANVIEKDGLVKLSKGSKGPWMKDSQELKPCWSRTTFDGIEQSRGYVTFSLTNGPEYHVSQMADAVIVARYLAAALVLPDIRGSRPGDERNFKDIYDVEKFMKSLDGVVKVVKQLPNEISIRDLAAVKVPNRVTEDHIVENVQPIFKSKGNIRLATYFPTVNMRKTTQKSSVDSVSCLGMFGTLELQPEVSEVVDSMIERLRTLSRKSDGLFIAVDLRVDVLENKNCHGSGTNVAKSCYNAQEIALFLRKVGFNTDTTIYLTQSKWDNSLSVLKDIFPKTYTKENIMPEEKKGKFLEFEGSELEKVIDFYICSKSDVFVPALSGLFYANVAGKRIALGKPQILVPADIPGTSATVTNYLSPYVAKKNHLAYSCFC; this is encoded by the exons ATGAGTGAAGGATTCTGCTTCTTTCAGATTTATAATTTCAGTCCTAGGCCTTATTTCAACGTCTCAAGCCTTTATGACCAACTAGAAGAAATT GATAAACTTCCTGGAGAAGCTCAGGATGTTCAAGTTGGTAATGCCAATGTTATTGAGAAGGATGGCCTTGTAAAGCTTTCGAAGGGGAGCAAAGGGCCTTGGATGAAGGACAGTCAAGAGCTAAAACCATGTTGGAGCAGGACCACTTTTG ATGGGATAGAGCAGTCAAGAGGGTATGTTACTTTCTCATTGACTAATGGTCCAGAATACCATGTCTCTCAG ATGGCTGATGCAGTAATAGTAGCAAGGTACCTAGCGGCAGCACTTGTACTTCCGGATATTAGAGGAAGCAGACCTGGTGACGAAAG AAACTTTAAAGATATTTATGATGTTGAGAAGTTCATGAAAAGCCTCGATGGGGTTGTCAAAGTAGTGAAGCAACTACCCAATGAAATATCAATTCGGGATCTTGCTGCTGTGAAGGTTCCCAATAGGGTCACCGAAGATCACATTGTGGAAAATGTACAACCAATTTTTAAATCAAAGGGAAACATAAGGCTTGCTACCTACTTCCCTACTGTAAATATGAGAAAAACTACACAAAAGAGTAGTGTTGATTCAGTCTCATGTTTGGGAATGTTTGGAACTTTAGAGTTGCAACCAGAAGTCAGTGAAGTTGTTGATTCAATGATTGAACGGCTTAGAACTTTGAGTCGCAAATCAGATGGCCTGTTTATAGCAGTGGACTTGAGGGTTGATGTATTGGAGAATAAGAATTGTCATGGTAGTGGTACTAATGTAGCAAAAAGTTGTTATAATGCACAGGAGATTGCTTTGTTTTTGAGGAAGGTCGGATTTAATACCGATACCACTATATACCTGACTCAATCAAAGTGGGATAACAGCCTTAGTGTCCTCAAGGATATCTTTCCTAAAACATACACAAAG GAAAACATTATGCCAGAGGAGAAGAAGGGGAAGTTTCTTGAATTTGAAGGTTCAGAACTGGAGAAGGTTATAGATTTCTACATATGTTCCAAGAGTGATGTTTTTGTCCCAGCCTTATCTGGTCTGTTTTATGCCAATGTAGCTGGAAAAAGAATAGCTTTAGGGAAGCCTCAAATCCTCGTTCCAGCCGATATACCGGGTACATCTGCAACAGTCACGAACTACCTCTCTCCTTATGTTGCCAAGAAGAACCATTTGGCTTATTCATGCTTTTGCTAA
- the LOC105773504 gene encoding protein MANNAN SYNTHESIS-RELATED 2 isoform X3 encodes MKDSQELKPCWSRTTFDGIEQSRGYVTFSLTNGPEYHVSQMADAVIVARYLAAALVLPDIRGSRPGDERNFKDIYDVEKFMKSLDGVVKVVKQLPNEISIRDLAAVKVPNRVTEDHIVENVQPIFKSKGNIRLATYFPTVNMRKTTQKSSVDSVSCLGMFGTLELQPEVSEVVDSMIERLRTLSRKSDGLFIAVDLRVDVLENKNCHGSGTNVAKSCYNAQEIALFLRKVGFNTDTTIYLTQSKWDNSLSVLKDIFPKTYTKENIMPEEKKGKFLEFEGSELEKVIDFYICSKSDVFVPALSGLFYANVAGKRIALGKPQILVPADIPGTSATVTNYLSPYVAKKNHLAYSCFC; translated from the exons ATGAAGGACAGTCAAGAGCTAAAACCATGTTGGAGCAGGACCACTTTTG ATGGGATAGAGCAGTCAAGAGGGTATGTTACTTTCTCATTGACTAATGGTCCAGAATACCATGTCTCTCAG ATGGCTGATGCAGTAATAGTAGCAAGGTACCTAGCGGCAGCACTTGTACTTCCGGATATTAGAGGAAGCAGACCTGGTGACGAAAG AAACTTTAAAGATATTTATGATGTTGAGAAGTTCATGAAAAGCCTCGATGGGGTTGTCAAAGTAGTGAAGCAACTACCCAATGAAATATCAATTCGGGATCTTGCTGCTGTGAAGGTTCCCAATAGGGTCACCGAAGATCACATTGTGGAAAATGTACAACCAATTTTTAAATCAAAGGGAAACATAAGGCTTGCTACCTACTTCCCTACTGTAAATATGAGAAAAACTACACAAAAGAGTAGTGTTGATTCAGTCTCATGTTTGGGAATGTTTGGAACTTTAGAGTTGCAACCAGAAGTCAGTGAAGTTGTTGATTCAATGATTGAACGGCTTAGAACTTTGAGTCGCAAATCAGATGGCCTGTTTATAGCAGTGGACTTGAGGGTTGATGTATTGGAGAATAAGAATTGTCATGGTAGTGGTACTAATGTAGCAAAAAGTTGTTATAATGCACAGGAGATTGCTTTGTTTTTGAGGAAGGTCGGATTTAATACCGATACCACTATATACCTGACTCAATCAAAGTGGGATAACAGCCTTAGTGTCCTCAAGGATATCTTTCCTAAAACATACACAAAG GAAAACATTATGCCAGAGGAGAAGAAGGGGAAGTTTCTTGAATTTGAAGGTTCAGAACTGGAGAAGGTTATAGATTTCTACATATGTTCCAAGAGTGATGTTTTTGTCCCAGCCTTATCTGGTCTGTTTTATGCCAATGTAGCTGGAAAAAGAATAGCTTTAGGGAAGCCTCAAATCCTCGTTCCAGCCGATATACCGGGTACATCTGCAACAGTCACGAACTACCTCTCTCCTTATGTTGCCAAGAAGAACCATTTGGCTTATTCATGCTTTTGCTAA
- the LOC105773504 gene encoding protein MANNAN SYNTHESIS-RELATED 1 isoform X1, with the protein MGIDLRQVVAGILTLTMFVMLGQMIKRDHFDSLQDKLPGEAQDVQVGNANVIEKDGLVKLSKGSKGPWMKDSQELKPCWSRTTFDGIEQSRGYVTFSLTNGPEYHVSQMADAVIVARYLAAALVLPDIRGSRPGDERNFKDIYDVEKFMKSLDGVVKVVKQLPNEISIRDLAAVKVPNRVTEDHIVENVQPIFKSKGNIRLATYFPTVNMRKTTQKSSVDSVSCLGMFGTLELQPEVSEVVDSMIERLRTLSRKSDGLFIAVDLRVDVLENKNCHGSGTNVAKSCYNAQEIALFLRKVGFNTDTTIYLTQSKWDNSLSVLKDIFPKTYTKENIMPEEKKGKFLEFEGSELEKVIDFYICSKSDVFVPALSGLFYANVAGKRIALGKPQILVPADIPGTSATVTNYLSPYVAKKNHLAYSCFC; encoded by the exons atgggGATTGATTTGAGGCAAGTAGTGGCCGGTATTCTCACTCTCACCATGTTTGTGATGCTTGGTCAAATGATCAAAAGAGACCATTTTGATTCTCTTCAA GATAAACTTCCTGGAGAAGCTCAGGATGTTCAAGTTGGTAATGCCAATGTTATTGAGAAGGATGGCCTTGTAAAGCTTTCGAAGGGGAGCAAAGGGCCTTGGATGAAGGACAGTCAAGAGCTAAAACCATGTTGGAGCAGGACCACTTTTG ATGGGATAGAGCAGTCAAGAGGGTATGTTACTTTCTCATTGACTAATGGTCCAGAATACCATGTCTCTCAG ATGGCTGATGCAGTAATAGTAGCAAGGTACCTAGCGGCAGCACTTGTACTTCCGGATATTAGAGGAAGCAGACCTGGTGACGAAAG AAACTTTAAAGATATTTATGATGTTGAGAAGTTCATGAAAAGCCTCGATGGGGTTGTCAAAGTAGTGAAGCAACTACCCAATGAAATATCAATTCGGGATCTTGCTGCTGTGAAGGTTCCCAATAGGGTCACCGAAGATCACATTGTGGAAAATGTACAACCAATTTTTAAATCAAAGGGAAACATAAGGCTTGCTACCTACTTCCCTACTGTAAATATGAGAAAAACTACACAAAAGAGTAGTGTTGATTCAGTCTCATGTTTGGGAATGTTTGGAACTTTAGAGTTGCAACCAGAAGTCAGTGAAGTTGTTGATTCAATGATTGAACGGCTTAGAACTTTGAGTCGCAAATCAGATGGCCTGTTTATAGCAGTGGACTTGAGGGTTGATGTATTGGAGAATAAGAATTGTCATGGTAGTGGTACTAATGTAGCAAAAAGTTGTTATAATGCACAGGAGATTGCTTTGTTTTTGAGGAAGGTCGGATTTAATACCGATACCACTATATACCTGACTCAATCAAAGTGGGATAACAGCCTTAGTGTCCTCAAGGATATCTTTCCTAAAACATACACAAAG GAAAACATTATGCCAGAGGAGAAGAAGGGGAAGTTTCTTGAATTTGAAGGTTCAGAACTGGAGAAGGTTATAGATTTCTACATATGTTCCAAGAGTGATGTTTTTGTCCCAGCCTTATCTGGTCTGTTTTATGCCAATGTAGCTGGAAAAAGAATAGCTTTAGGGAAGCCTCAAATCCTCGTTCCAGCCGATATACCGGGTACATCTGCAACAGTCACGAACTACCTCTCTCCTTATGTTGCCAAGAAGAACCATTTGGCTTATTCATGCTTTTGCTAA